From Enterococcus wangshanyuanii, the proteins below share one genomic window:
- a CDS encoding DUF3850 domain-containing protein — translation MVKEKVLFDEGGIFENSGIPEFWKNVLNRTRKRHKEKDMDNVELRKIVSNVMYNYFVTFRSYSSFRLEDKVVRKIFLKMLNLCDLFHNFPNMMQDDELDMIDIQCVLVDGLSKLDEISFEINELNLPILHFKNELVKMLGEVNEIIERNKTIHKLKTLPEFFEATLAGEKPFEIRKNDRGFQKGDLVILKEFDGENYTGRQVLGEIIYVTPYGQIDNHVVFSYKRKR, via the coding sequence ATGGTAAAAGAGAAAGTTCTTTTTGATGAAGGGGGTATTTTTGAAAATTCAGGAATACCAGAATTTTGGAAAAATGTGTTAAATCGAACTAGAAAAAGGCATAAGGAGAAAGACATGGATAATGTTGAGTTAAGGAAGATTGTTTCGAATGTTATGTATAATTATTTTGTAACGTTTAGATCGTATTCTTCGTTTAGATTAGAAGATAAAGTTGTAAGAAAAATATTTTTGAAAATGTTGAATCTGTGTGATTTGTTTCATAATTTCCCGAATATGATGCAAGATGATGAGTTAGATATGATAGATATCCAGTGTGTTTTAGTGGATGGTCTAAGTAAATTAGATGAAATTAGTTTTGAAATAAATGAGTTGAACCTTCCTATACTACACTTTAAGAATGAGCTAGTAAAAATGTTGGGTGAGGTTAATGAAATTATAGAAAGAAATAAAACAATACACAAGTTGAAAACTTTACCTGAATTTTTTGAAGCGACTTTAGCAGGGGAAAAACCATTTGAAATAAGAAAAAATGATAGGGGATTCCAAAAAGGGGACTTAGTTATTTTGAAGGAATTTGATGGAGAAAATTATACGGGAAGACAAGTTTTAGGTGAAATTATTTATGTAACACCATATGGTCAGATAGATAATCATGTTGTTTTCAGTTATAAAAGAAAGAGGTGA